A region of Procambarus clarkii isolate CNS0578487 chromosome 22, FALCON_Pclarkii_2.0, whole genome shotgun sequence DNA encodes the following proteins:
- the LOC123756755 gene encoding pro-resilin-like, protein MVRASSVRVLDLTMLFLLQTVALVLLVAAAAWAAPQGAYNYQEPQYPDAPAQYTFQWDVKDDYSGNFYGHQEHRDGDDTKGSYYVRLPDTRLMRVDYYVDAYGFHPTVTFEGEAQYPTAPSQGYGKPAPPPSEFYAQPGK, encoded by the exons ATGGTACGGGCCAGTAGCGTCCGAGTACTCGACCTGACAATGTTGTTCCTCCTGCAGACTgtggctctggtgctcttggtggcggcggcggcgtggGCGGCTCCCCAGGGCGCCTACAACTACCAGGAACCCCAGTATCCTGACGCTCCCGCTCAATACACCTTCCAGTGGGACGTCAAAGACGATTATTCCGGCAACTTCTACGGTCACCAGGAGCACAGGGACGGAGATGACACCAAGGGCAG TTACTACGTCCGGCTTCCGGACACCCGGCTCATGAGAGTGGACTACTACGTCGACGCCTACGGCTTCCATCCCACCGTCACCTTCGAAGGCGAGGCCCAGTACCCTACCGCTCCTAGCCAAGGGTATGGCAAGCCGGCGCCACCTCCTTCGGAGTTCTACGCCCAACCTGGAAAATAG